A stretch of [Clostridium] scindens DNA encodes these proteins:
- the radA gene encoding DNA repair protein RadA translates to MAKAKKSVFFCQNCGHEESKWLGQCPACREWNTFVEEKVTSVKAGTVRDKKEAQIVALSSVETDEDERMMTEMAELDRVLGGGIVPGSLVLVGGDPGIGKSTLLLQVCQRLAAMNKKILYISGEESLKQIKLRANRMGDFSHTLFLLCETNLDMIRGVIEQQTPDMVVIDSIQTMYNEEVGSAPGSVSQVRESTNILMQLAKGLGISIFIVGHVTKEGTVAGPRVLEHMVDTVLYFEGDRHASYRILRAVKNRFGSTNEIGVFEMQKSGLVEVENPSEFMLSGRPEHASGSVVACAMEGTRPMLMEIQALVCKSSFGMPRRTAAGLDYNRVNLLMAVLEKRAGLPLSSYDAYVNIAGGIRMNEPAADLGIVMAIASSYKNKPVSEDAIVFGEVGLSGEVRAVTMPEQRVAEAKKLGFKTCILPEVSVKGLGQVEGIEVIGVRSVNQAMNLL, encoded by the coding sequence ATGGCAAAGGCAAAAAAAAGCGTATTCTTCTGCCAGAATTGCGGGCATGAAGAAAGCAAGTGGCTGGGACAGTGCCCAGCATGCAGAGAATGGAATACTTTTGTTGAAGAGAAGGTGACATCTGTAAAGGCTGGAACCGTGCGGGATAAGAAGGAAGCGCAGATCGTAGCTTTGTCCAGCGTGGAGACGGATGAAGATGAGCGCATGATGACAGAAATGGCAGAACTTGACCGGGTGCTTGGAGGAGGAATCGTACCGGGATCTCTGGTGCTGGTCGGAGGCGATCCTGGAATCGGGAAATCTACGCTTCTTCTGCAGGTCTGCCAGAGGCTGGCTGCTATGAATAAAAAGATATTATATATATCGGGAGAGGAATCTTTAAAGCAGATCAAGCTTAGGGCAAACCGGATGGGGGATTTCTCCCATACCCTTTTTCTTCTGTGCGAGACGAATCTGGATATGATACGCGGCGTGATCGAGCAGCAGACGCCGGACATGGTGGTGATCGATTCGATTCAGACTATGTATAATGAAGAAGTGGGGTCAGCACCAGGAAGCGTGTCGCAGGTCAGAGAGTCTACGAATATCTTGATGCAGCTGGCCAAGGGGCTAGGCATATCCATCTTTATCGTAGGACATGTAACGAAAGAGGGTACGGTTGCAGGCCCCAGGGTATTGGAACATATGGTGGATACAGTGCTCTACTTTGAGGGAGACCGGCATGCGTCCTACCGTATTCTAAGAGCGGTCAAGAACCGCTTTGGCTCGACCAATGAAATAGGAGTCTTTGAAATGCAGAAAAGCGGCCTCGTGGAAGTAGAGAACCCTTCGGAATTCATGCTGAGCGGCAGGCCGGAACATGCATCCGGCTCCGTAGTGGCATGTGCAATGGAAGGAACACGTCCTATGCTGATGGAGATTCAGGCATTGGTCTGCAAAAGCAGTTTCGGCATGCCCAGAAGGACGGCGGCAGGCTTAGACTATAACCGTGTCAACCTGCTGATGGCAGTATTGGAAAAAAGGGCAGGTTTGCCGCTGTCCAGTTATGATGCCTACGTAAATATTGCCGGTGGCATCCGGATGAATGAGCCGGCAGCGGATTTGGGAATTGTGATGGCGATAGCGTCCAGTTATAAGAATAAGCCGGTGTCAGAAGATGCTATTGTATTTGGAGAAGTAGGACTGAGCGGGGAAGTAAGGGCTGTTACCATGCCGGAGCAGAGAGTCGCGGAGGCTAAGAAACTAGGGTTTAAGACCTGTATTCTTCCGGAAGTATCGGTGAAGGGGCTTGGACAGGTTGAAGGAATCGAGGTGATAGGAGTCAGATCTGTAAACCAGGCAATGAATCTATTATAA